The Centroberyx gerrardi isolate f3 chromosome 12, fCenGer3.hap1.cur.20231027, whole genome shotgun sequence genome has a window encoding:
- the dnali1 gene encoding axonemal dynein light intermediate polypeptide 1 encodes MIPPAESLLKYDNPVLVSRTTDRKSPKARSLRMSPQQPAVTGPVPPPPKPKSASADANKQQNEEILNAILPPREWMEANQLWVQQVSSTPCTRVDVVHLEEQLDLKLQQRQARETGICPVRRELYSQCFDELIRQVTINCAERGLLLLRVRDEIRMTIAAYQTMYESSMAFGIRKALEAGHGKTDMEKIISDMENEKQDLRKLVNEQKAKCEAIEKRENERRQVEEKKHTEDIQLLKRTNQQLKAQLEGIIVPKK; translated from the exons AAAATCACCAAAG GCACGCTCTTTGAGAATGAGCCCTCAGCAGCCTGCGGTCACTGGTCCTGTTCCTCCACCTCCCAAACCAAAGTCTGCCTCAGCTGACGCCAACAAGCAGCAAAACGAGGAGATCCTCAATGCCATCCTTCCACCTAG AGAATGGATGGAGGCCAACCAGCTGTGGGTGCAGCAAGTGTCCAGCACGCCGTGCACTCGAGTGGATGTGGTGCacctggaggagcagctggacTTGAAGCTACAGCAAAGGCAGGCCAGAGAGACAGGCATCTGCCCCGTCCGCAGGGAGCTCTACTCCCAGTGCTttg ATGAGCTGATCAGACAGGTGACCATCAACTGTGCAGAGAGGGGTCTGCTGCTGTTGCGGGTGAGAGATGAGATTCGAATGACCATAGCCGCCTACCAGACAATGTATGAGAGCAGCATGGCTTTCGGCATCAGGAAAGCCCTGGAGGCCGGGCACGGCAAGACTGACATGGAGAAAATA ATTTCTGATATGGAGAATGAGAAGCAGGACTTGAGGAAGCTGGTGAACGAACAGAAAGCTAAATGTGAGGCTATTgagaagagggagaatgagaggcGACAGGTAGAAGAGAAGAAGCACACAGAGGACATTCAGTTGCTAAAGAGAACCAACCAGCAGCTCAAG gCCCAGCTGGAAGGGATCATTGTCCCAAAGAAGTAA